CGCGAGTCGTGGCCCCAGGTGTGGGTCAAGAGCGCCGACGACTTCCCGAAGGCCCGCGCCCTGCTGAAGGACATCGGCATCGAGCCGGTGGTGCGCTTCCAGGAAGAACTCCGCGTCCACCGCAATCCGGGCTTGCAGCCGCCCGCGCAGCGCACCGCGGCGCGCGTGCGGCTGATGGTGCTCGCGATCGTCGCCGGCGTGGCGGTGGTGGCGGTGCTGAAGGCCACCCAGGTTCTCTGAATGGACGGCGATGCCGCGTCCACGCCTGCCCACCGGATCCTGCGCGAACGCACGCGCGACGCGCACGAGGCGGTCGAAGCCGCCGAGGGTATGCGGCGGTTGATGGATGGGCGGATGGACGAGGCCGGCTATGAGGCATTGCTGGCGGCGCAGTGGGGGTTGTTTCGGGCGTGGGAGCATGAGCGGGCCGGTTGGCTCGACGGCATTTCGTCTCGCTGGCTCTACACGTCGCGCTTGGCTCCGCTCGACATGGATCTTGCCGCAAGTCCCTTCGCGGACGGCATCCGCTCCCACCCCCTACCGGAGGATGGCAGCGGATCCTATCCGCGATTCCCGCGAACCGAGCCATCCGAAGCCACCTTCTGGGGCGAACTCTACGTCGTCGAAGGCTCCACCCTCGGCGCCCGTCTCATCGTCAAGCACCTGCGCGAACGCTTCCCCGCGCATCCTCACCGCTACTACGCCTTGGGCGAAACCACACCTGCCCGCTGGCGCCGCTTCCAGTCCCTCCTCGACGCCGAACTGAAGGACGACGACGCCCGGCATCATGCCGTGGAAGGCGCCCATCACATGTTCGCGCGCTTTCGACAAGCGCTACAGGATCCTGCCGCCCATGTCTGAGCTGCCCGACCTCACCGCCTGCGATCGCGAACCGATCCACATTCCCGGCTCGATCCAACCCCATGGCGTACTTCTGGTCGTGGACGCGGCAACGCGGTCGATCGTCCAGGCCAGCGAGAACGCGCCCGAACTCTTCGGCACGAACATCGGCACCCTGCTCGACGCCCCCCTGGACGACGTATTGACGCTGCCGGCGGACCTGTTCGACGACGACGAACGGCCCGCGCACAGCGCCTGGGTACGGGTGGGGTTTCCCACCTGTACGCACGATGCCGACTGGTACGCCTGCGTGCATGCCTACGACACACGGTGGATGGTCGAGATCGAGCCGCGCGAAGCCTATTTCGAGGACGACCCGATCCGCGTCGCCTACGAGCTGGCCCGCAAGCTCGAAAACGACCCCACCGTCGAACGCGCCGCGGCCCGCATGGCGCGCAGCCTGCGCAACGTGCTCGGCTACGACCGGATCATGGTCTACCGCTTCGACCACGAGTGGAACGGCGAAGTGGTGGCCGAGGCACGCCGCGACGATCTCGAGGCCTATCTCGGCCTGCACTACCCGCATACCGATATCCCGGCGCAGGCCCGCGCCCTTTACCTGCGCAACCGCGTGCGACAGATCAGCGACTGCAAGTACGTGCCGTCGCGCATCCTGCCCGCCTACGATCCGCAGACGGGCGAAGCCACCGATCTCTCCGACGTGTCGTTGCGCAGCGTCTCGCCGGTGCACCTGGAATACCTCGGCAACATGGGCGTCACCGGCACGCTGGTGGCCTCCATCATCACCGGCGGCCGCCTGTGGGGCCTGATCTCCTGCCACCACTACAGCCCGTTCTTCGCCGACCACCAGATGCGCGAGGTCGCCGACGCCATGGCGCGCTCGTTCGCCGCGCGCGTGGCCGCCGTCGAAGAACTCGACCACATCGAAATCGAAAGCACCCTGCTCACGGTGCGCGAGAAACTCATCACCGCGTTCAACGAGAGCGAGCGCGTCGATCCGGACCTGCTCGCCTCGCTGGCGCCCGAACTGCTCGACGTGGTGGACGCCGATGGCGTCGCCGTGTTCGTCGGTCCACGCGTGATCCGGCATGGCATCCTGCCGGATGAAGCCACCTTGCTGCGCATTCGTCGCGCGGTCGGCGGCGAAGAGCTCACCGGCAACGATGGCGTGGTGGGAGTGCTGCACACCGACAGCCTCGGCGAGCGATTCCCCGGGCTGGACGATCCCGCCGCCACCGGGACCGCCGCCGGCATCATCTACATGCCCCTGGAGTCGGGCACGACGACGGCGGCGCTGATGTGGACGCGAACGGAGCAGGTCCGCCAAGTCCGCTGGGGCGGCAATCCGTCGCTCGCCAAACTGGAGACCATTCCCGGCGCGCGCCTGTCGCCACGGCAGAGTTTCGCCGCCTGGCAGGAAACCGTGCGCGGGCGTTCGCGCCCCTGGTCTCGCCAGCACCTGGATTCGGCGCGGGGCCTGCGCGTGCTCATCGAACTGATGTCGGCGCGGAATCCGGCCGCCTGAGGCGCGCGACGCGGTGACATCGGCTTTCGCGGAGCGCTATAAGATGACTCCATGACCGACCGCGTCCGCCTCTTCCAGACCTTGCCGCACACCTGCGGCTACTACGCCGAGCGGACGGCGCAGAATCTCGTCGTCGATCCCGGCGCGCCGCACCTCGACCGCCTGTACGGCCCCGCCCTGTCCAAAGGGTTCCGTCGCGCGGGAGGCCACCTTTACCTGCCGCAATGCAACGGCTGCCAGGCCTGCGTACCCTGTCGCATCGACGTGGAGCGATTCGAGCCCAACCGTACGCAGCAGCGCTGCCTGAAGCGCAACGCCGACCTGACGGTCACAGAGGCGATACCGGGTTTCACGCACGAACGGCATGCGCTGTACGAACGCTATCTCCAGGCGCGGCACAGCGGCGGCGGCATGGATTCGGCCGACGCCGACGATTTCCAGCGGTTCCTGAGCGCGCCGTGGAGCCCGACGCTGTTCATGGAATTTCGCCGGGGCGATCGCCTGCTGGGCGTGGCCGTCACCGACGTGTTGCTGGCCGGCGTCTCGGCGGTCTATACCTTCTTCGACCCCGACGAATCGGCGCGCAGCATCGGCACCTTCGGCGTTCTCCAGCAGGTGGACCTGGCCAGGCGTCGCGGCATCCCCTACCTCTACCTCGGTTTCTGGATCGCCAACCATCCCAAGATGGATTACAAGCGCCGTTTCCACGCGCTCGAAGTGCGTCGCCACGGCCGCTGGATCGCGATGCCCGACTGACGGTGCGACGGCGGGATTCCGCCCCCTCCGCGACCGCAGGGGGGCGGCCGGTCGTATCGGCGAATGGCGCTACGACGAAGCCCGTCAGGCCCTGGCTCGTGCCCAGCAAGAGATCACGCGGTGGATCTCCTCGACCCCGTCGAACAACGCCGCCGGCCCCGGCTGGAGAATCAGGGGCGACTTGATTTCGTGCAGTTCGCCGTCGCGCACGGCGGGCACGTCGGCCCAACCCGGTCGCGCCGCCACGTGCTCCGGGCGAAACCGCTTGCCGCACCACGAACCCAGCACGATATCGGGCGAGCGGCGCACCACTTCCAGGGGATCGGCGAGGATGCGCTGTTTCGCCAGAGGCTCTTCGAGCAATTCGGGAAACACGTCATCGCCGCCGGCGATGCGCACCAATTCACCCACCCAGCGGATGCCGGTGATGAGCGGTTCGTCCCATTCCTCGAAATACACGCGCGGACGGCGCGGCAGCGCCGCGGCGAGCGTCGCGATGCGGGCGAGGTTCGCTTCGGCCAGGTCGGCCAGCGCGTGCGCTTTCGGCGCCGCGCCCACCATCGCGCCGAGCCGGCGGATGTACGCGACGATACCTTCGACGCTTCGGTGGTTGCTGATCCACACTTCCACGCCCGCCCGTATGAGCTCGCGCGCGATGTCGGCCTGGATGTCGGAAAATCCGATCGCGAGATCGGGCTTCAGGTCCAGGATCTGGCCGATCTTCGCGCTCGTGAACGCGGATACCTTAGGCTTTTCCTTGCGCGCACGAGGCGGCCGCACGGTGAATCCGGAGATGCCGACGATGCGGTGCTCCTCGCCGATCGCGTAGAGGATTTCCGTCGGCTCTTCGGTGAGGCAGACGATGCGTTGCGGATAAGCGTCCGGCATCAATGCCCCGAAACGGTGATGGTGATCTTGCGCTGGTGGGCTTCGTGGCGATGCTCGTAGAGGAACAGGCCTTGCCAGGTACCGAGCAGCGGGCGGGCGTTATGCACGGGCACGGAAATCGATACGCCGGTGAGCACCGATCGGACGTGGGCCGGCATGTCGTCGGGGCCTTCGTCACGGTGGCGGAACAAGGGATCGCCATCGGGCACCAGCCGGGCGAAGAATCGCTCCAGGTCGGCCACCACGGTGGGATCGGCGTTCTCGCCGATCAGCAGCGACGCGCTCGTATGCTGCACGAAGACATGGGCGATACCCGTGTTCACACCGCTGGCGGCGATGGCGTCGGCCAGACGGTCGGTAACCTCGACGAGCGACCGGCCGCGCGTATGCACGGTGACGGTGGACTGCGCAACGTGCTGAACGGGCTGAGCGCGGCTCATGGCGACCTCACGGATAGAGCAGACGGGAGGTCCAGCTTGTACCGTCAACGGTGTGCACGATGCGTTCGTGCAGGCGGAAGGTGGCGCCGTACCAGAATTCGACGCGATCGGGCTCCACGAGGTAACCGCCCCAGTGCGGCGGACGGGGGACGTCGCGGCCCTCGAACTCCTTCTCGTAATGGGCCACGCGATCTTCGAACGTCTGCCGGTCGGGAAGCGCCTGGCTCTGCTTCGAGGCCCAGGCGCCGATCTGGCTGCCCCGCGGGCGCCTGGCGAAGTACGCATCGGATTCGTCCGCGCCGGTCTTCGTGGCGCGGCCCTCGAAACGCACCTGGATGCCCTCGCGGATCTGCTTCCAGTGGAAGCACAGCGCGACCTGCGCGTGCGAGGCGATCTGGCTCGCCTTGTCGCTTTCGTAGTTGGTAAAGAAGCGCAGGCCTTTTTCGTCGAAGCTCTTGAGCAGCACGATGCGCGAATGCACGCGGCCGTCCCGGAAGGTGGCCAGGTTCATCGCCGTGGGTTCGCGGTCGCCGCTGGCCTTCGCTTCGTCGAGCAGGCCGCGAAAGGTGTCGAGGATCTCGGGAGTGAGCATGACGGGCTATGCTTGACGGCCATGGAAGCCCACGATGCTAGCACGCTGGCCGATGCCGTCCTCGCACGTTTTGTCGCGCCGGCCGGACGGGCTCGGGCGCCGTTCGTGCTGGGCGTGTCCGGCCTGCAGGGCAGCGGCAAGAGCACGCTGGCGGCCGGCCTCGTCGCGCGGGCCGGCGAACTCGGCTGGGGTGCCGTGGCCCTGTCGCTGGACGACGCCTACCTCACGCGCGCCGAGCGAGACACGCTGGGCCGGGAGGTCCATCCGCTGCTGCGCACACGCGGCGTGCCCGGTACCCACGACCTCGCCCTGATCGGCTCCACGCTCGATGCGCTGGGCAAGGCATCCGTCGAGTCGCCCGTCGCCGTGCCACGCTTCGACAAGGGCCACGACGACCGTGACGACGCGCACCTGTGGCCGGTGGTGGCCGAACCGCCCTCCCTGGTGGTGCTGGAAGGATGGTGCCTCGGGCTGGATCCGCAGGACGACGCCGCGTTGGCCGAGCCGGTGAACGCGCTGGAACGCGACGAGGACCGCGACGGAACGTGGCGGCGTTGGGTCAACGTGCGTCTGGCCGGGTATGCGTCGATCTGGCGGCGGCTCGATGCGCTGGTGGTGTTGCAGGCGCCATCGTGGGAAATCGTGGCGCGTTGGCGCGACGAGGCCGAGCGGCCGTTGCGCGAACGGGGCGAGCCGCGGGCGATGGATGCCGATGCGTTGTCGCGGTTCCTGCAGCATTACGAGCGGTTGAGCCGGCATGCGTTGGCGACCCTGGGGCCCAAAGCCGATTTACTGCTCGTTTTGGACGAGGACCGTCGCGTCGCCGCTTCGCATGAATCGCGGACAGGGTCCGCTCCCACCCTTCGGTGGTGAGACTGCTACCGCAAGGTGGGAGCGGACCCTGTCCGCGATTCATGTCGCGATATCACGGCAACAACGCGGCATATCCCTCGCGCGCATCCGGCCACCGGCACCGAAACCCGCTTGCCCGCAGCAAGGCATTCGACAACCGCTTGCTGCCGACGCCCGCCGGTGCCGGTCCATCCGGCGGCAAGGGCGCGCCCAGAAGCCGCGCCACGTGGTCGTAAAGCACGTCGATCGGCAACGGCGTGTCGTCCACCCCGACGTAGACGGGGGCGGGCGATGCCAACGTAAGCACGTGCGCCAGCGCCGCGGCCGCGTCGTCCACGTGGATGCGGTTGGCGTACACGCGCTTTCCGCGCGGCACCCCCGCTTTGCCTTCGCGCAGGCGGTCGAACAACTGCGTGCGCCCCGGGCCGTACAGACCGGCCAGCCGTACCGCCACCCCGTCGGGGCCGAGAAGGCTTTCAGCCTCCCGCAATACGCGTCCGTTGAAACCTGGCGGGTCGGTCGGCGTGCGCTCGTCGACCCAGCCGTCGCCATGCTCGCCGTAGACGGCCGAGGAAGACACGAACACGGTCCGCTTCGGTGGCTCGGGCAACGCCGCGACCAGATGCCGCAAGCCGTCGACGAACAGGGCGCGGTAGGCCGCCTCCTCGCGCCGGTCCGGCGCCGGGGCGAACACCAGCGCATCCACGGCGGGGAGGCCACGCAATGTGTCCGGCCGGGTAAGGTCGCCACGCACCCGGCGCAGGCCATCGCCCGCATCCGCGACGTCGCTGCGTCGCAGGGCATGCACGCGATGTCCGCGCCCGGCGAGCAGGCGCGCGGTGCGCAGGCCGACATCGCCGGCCCCTGCGACGAGGATGGTGTGATATCTCGGAGGCGGGCTTGTTGCTAGCATGGGAGCGATGAATCCTTCGCCCAACCTGTTTCTCGTCGGCCCCACGGGGGCCGGCAAGACCACGATCGGACAGCGCCTCGCGGCGCATTACGGCTTGCCGTTCGTCGATCTCGACGTGGAAATCGAGACCCGTTACGGCGATACGGTAGCGACGATCTTCGAACGCGAGGGCGAAGCCGGTTTCCGTTCGCGCGAGCGCGCGTACCTGGACGAGTTCAGCCGCCGCCCGGGCATCGTACTCGCCACGGGTGCCGGCGCGGTACTCGACCCGGCCAACCGCGACGCGCTGGTGGCCCGCGGTACCGTGCTGATGCTCGGCGTCGAGGTCGACGAACAGCTCGACCGGCTGCGCCACGACGGCACCCGCCCGATGATCGCAGGCGACGACCGCCGCGGCCGCCTGGCATCGCTGGCCGAATCCCGCAACCACCTCTACGAGGAGATCGCGGACCTGATCTTCCGCGGACGGCACGAAGGCGTCGACGACGCCGTTCCGCGCGCCATCGCCCTCCTCGACCGCCACTGGAAACGCTCGTGATGCAAACCGTCGACGTCGAACTGGCCGGACGCGGCTACCCCGTATGGATCGGCCCCGGCCTGCTGGCGGACAGTGCGCGCTGGCGCGCGCGCATCCGCGGCCGCCATGTCCTGGTGGTGAGCAACACCACCGTCGCGCCGCTGTATCTCGCCGCCCTGGCGAAGGGGCTCGATGGCCTGCACTGGTCGTCGTATCTGCTCGACGACGGCGAGACGCACAAGACCTTCGCCAACGTCGGCAAGGTACTCGACGCGCTCGGGCAGCTCGGCGCCACGCGCGACGCCTGCGTGATCGCCCTGGGCGGCGGCGTGGTCGGCGACCTCGCCGGTTTCGCCGCGGCCTGCTGGATGCGCGGCATCGATTTCATCCAGGTGCCGACCACGCTGCTGGCGATGGTCGACTCCTCCGTGGGCGGCAAGACCGGCGTGAACCTGCCCGTGGGCAAGAACCTCGCCGGTGCGTTCCACCAGCCGCGTGCGGTGGTGGCCGACACCGACCTGCTCGCGACCCTGCCCCAGCGCGAATACCTCGCCGGCGTGGCCGAGATCGTCAAGGGCGCCGCCATCGGCGACCTGCCCTTCTTCGAGTGGCTGGAGACGAACGCGGACGCGCTCGCACGCCGCGAGGGTGCCGTGCTCGTGGAGGCCATCGCGCGCAAGTGCCGCTACAAGGCGGGCGTGGTGGCGCGAGACGAAACCGAACAGGGCGAGCGCGCGTTGCTCAACCTCGGCCACACGTTCGGCCACGCGCTGGAAACGGCAGGCAACTACAGCGAGATCCTGCACGGCGAAGGCGTCGCCATCGGCATGGTGCTGGCGGCCCGTCTGTCGGAACGGCTGGGCATGGCGCCGGAGACGGATACGCGTCGCCTCATCGCCCTGCTCGAACGGCTGGGGCTGCCGGTGGCGCCGTCGAAGGTACATACCGCCAGCCGCCTGCTCGACCTGATGCGCCTGGACAAGAAGAACACGGCCGGGACGTTGCGCCTGATCCTGTGGCGAGGCATCGGCCGGGCGGAGATCGTGTCGGGCGTGAGGGACGACGACGTGCTCGGCGTGCTTGAGGCCTAGAAGCCGTAGCGACGCGTTCGCCTGACCGAATGCCCGGGGCTGGATCCCGGCGTACGCCGGGATGACGGTGAGGCAATCCATGACCTTATCCGTTGCCATGCTCCCGGAAGCGACGAGCATACGGCGCGCGATCGGACCCATGCGGGAACGGGAACCCAGGGCCAGGCATGCGGTTATCGCCCGGACGGCACGCGGAAATGCCCTACAATGGCGGGCCCTGCGCCAGCGCGGATCGCCCGATGCGGATTTACCTGCAAACCATGCCCGAAGCCGGGAACGAAGCCCCCCGGTTCGTCCAGATCACCCTCGAGCAGGATCTGTTCGGCGGCTGGACGCTCTACCGCGAGAGCGGCGTGCAGGGTGGCAAGACCATGCTCAAGCGCGAGGTTTTCCTCGAACGGGACAAGGCCCTGGACGCCTTCACCAAGGCACGCGACGCGCAGATCAAGAAGGGGTTCAAGGTGATGTTCTCGCAAGGCCAGGAGTCCGCGCATGGCCGCTGACGTCCTTCGCAACGATCGCTTCTTGCGCGCCCTGCGCCGCGAGGCCACCGACACCACGCCGATCTGGGTGATGCGCCAGGCCGGCCGTTACCTGCCGGAATACCGCGCCACGCGCAGCAAGGCCGGCAGCTTCATGGGTTTGGCGACGAACCCCGAGTTCGCCTGCGAGGTCACGTTGCAACCGCTCGAACGCTTCGAGCTCGATGCCGCGATCCTCTTCTCCGACATCCTCACCATTCCCGACGCGATGGGCCTGGGCCTGTCGTTCGCGCAGGGCGAAGGCCCGCGCTTCGCGCACCCGGTTCGCGACGCGGCCGCCATCGAACGCCTTGCGGTGCCCGACATGGACGGCGAGCTGCGTTACGTGATGGACGCCGTGCGCCTGATCCGCAAGGAACTGGACGGCCGCGTGCCGCTCATCGGCTTCTCCGGCAGCCCCTGGACGCTCGCCTGCTACATGGTCGAAGGCGAGGGCTCGCGCGATTTCGCGCGGGTGAAGGCCCTGGCCTGGAACGACCCCGCCCTCGCCCACCGTCTGCTCGACACGATCGCGCGTTCGGTGGCCGCGTATCTGATCGCCCAGGCCCATGCGGGCGCGCAGGCGCTGATGGTGTTCGACACCTGGGGCGGCCTGCTCGGCCCCGCGTCGTTCCGCGAGTTCTCGCTCCGCTACATGGCACAGGTGGTCGAGGCATTGAAGGCCGACGCGGCCAGCCGCGACCTGCCCGTGATCCTCTTTTCAAAGGGCGCCAACGGGCACCTCGAAGCCATCGCCGACACCGGATGCGACGGCGTGGGGCTGGACTGGACGATCGATATCGGCGAAGCGCGCCGCCGCATCGGTGCGCGCGTGGCGTTGCAGGGCAATCTCGATCCGTCGGTGCTGCGCGCATCACCGGACGTGGTGCGGCGTGAAGCGCGTGCCGTGCTGGATGCCTTCGGCAACCACCCGGGGCACGTGTTCAACCTGGGCCACGGCATCACGCCGGAGGTGGACCCGGAGAACGTGAAGGTGCTGGTGGATACGGTGCACGAGCACGGCCGGGTGATCCGAAAGCGCTAAGGCACCTCGAATCGCCGACAGGGTCCGCTCCCACCCTTCGGTAGGAAAGTCCACTACCGAAGGGTGGGAGCGGACCCTGCCCGCGATGAGGGATCAGAAGCGGTTGGGCCCCGCGATGTGGCACTTGCCCAACTCGGAGCGCGCGGCCATCGCGCCGGTCTGGTCGTTGGCGACCATGCGCATTTCGTAGATCGTCTGCCAGTTGCGCGCGCACAGGCTGCCCGACTTCGGGCCCATCTCGAACGACTGCTTCGCGAGCTTCTCGGCCGACGCGTAATCCTGCTTGCGCACCGCGACTTCGGCGCGGTCCTGGATGAGTTCCGGCGCCTCGGGCGCGAGCTTCAACGCCTGTACGAGCTTGGCGTCGGCGTCGTCGTACTTGCCGGCACGCTCGTCGGTCATCGCCGACTGTTCCAGACCCTGCACGCCCGGGTCGCGAAGCGGCGCGACCTCGATGGCCGACTTCTCGCGTTCGCCAGCGGCGCGGATCTGCGCGACGATGTCGTACGCGGGTTGGGTGGGACGGGTGGCCTGCGGCGGGGCGGGCTGGCTACAGGCGGCGACGAGCGCAACGGCGGCGATGGCGCAAAAACGAAGGCGATGCATGGGTCAATCCGTAGGATTACTGGGAACGGCCGGCGCGGGTTCCGCGTCGCCGCTGCCGAAAATACCCTTGATTCGTTGCCAGAAACAGCCCTCTTCGCTTTCCGGCACGTATCCCGACGCAAAGGGGAACTGCCGCGCGCCCTCGCAGGATGGGTCGGTACGCTTACCCGACTGCGGA
This window of the Luteibacter aegosomatis genome carries:
- a CDS encoding DUF2007 domain-containing protein; protein product: MRQIYTSPRHDNIDRIVALLAEHDVETTVTNRSNWNRSSYQRFSYSQRNDNRESWPQVWVKSADDFPKARALLKDIGIEPVVRFQEELRVHRNPGLQPPAQRTAARVRLMVLAIVAGVAVVAVLKATQVL
- a CDS encoding biliverdin-producing heme oxygenase — protein: MDGDAASTPAHRILRERTRDAHEAVEAAEGMRRLMDGRMDEAGYEALLAAQWGLFRAWEHERAGWLDGISSRWLYTSRLAPLDMDLAASPFADGIRSHPLPEDGSGSYPRFPRTEPSEATFWGELYVVEGSTLGARLIVKHLRERFPAHPHRYYALGETTPARWRRFQSLLDAELKDDDARHHAVEGAHHMFARFRQALQDPAAHV
- a CDS encoding GAF domain-containing protein; this encodes MSELPDLTACDREPIHIPGSIQPHGVLLVVDAATRSIVQASENAPELFGTNIGTLLDAPLDDVLTLPADLFDDDERPAHSAWVRVGFPTCTHDADWYACVHAYDTRWMVEIEPREAYFEDDPIRVAYELARKLENDPTVERAAARMARSLRNVLGYDRIMVYRFDHEWNGEVVAEARRDDLEAYLGLHYPHTDIPAQARALYLRNRVRQISDCKYVPSRILPAYDPQTGEATDLSDVSLRSVSPVHLEYLGNMGVTGTLVASIITGGRLWGLISCHHYSPFFADHQMREVADAMARSFAARVAAVEELDHIEIESTLLTVREKLITAFNESERVDPDLLASLAPELLDVVDADGVAVFVGPRVIRHGILPDEATLLRIRRAVGGEELTGNDGVVGVLHTDSLGERFPGLDDPAATGTAAGIIYMPLESGTTTAALMWTRTEQVRQVRWGGNPSLAKLETIPGARLSPRQSFAAWQETVRGRSRPWSRQHLDSARGLRVLIELMSARNPAA
- a CDS encoding arginyltransferase, which encodes MTDRVRLFQTLPHTCGYYAERTAQNLVVDPGAPHLDRLYGPALSKGFRRAGGHLYLPQCNGCQACVPCRIDVERFEPNRTQQRCLKRNADLTVTEAIPGFTHERHALYERYLQARHSGGGMDSADADDFQRFLSAPWSPTLFMEFRRGDRLLGVAVTDVLLAGVSAVYTFFDPDESARSIGTFGVLQQVDLARRRGIPYLYLGFWIANHPKMDYKRRFHALEVRRHGRWIAMPD
- a CDS encoding ABC transporter substrate-binding protein; translated protein: MPDAYPQRIVCLTEEPTEILYAIGEEHRIVGISGFTVRPPRARKEKPKVSAFTSAKIGQILDLKPDLAIGFSDIQADIARELIRAGVEVWISNHRSVEGIVAYIRRLGAMVGAAPKAHALADLAEANLARIATLAAALPRRPRVYFEEWDEPLITGIRWVGELVRIAGGDDVFPELLEEPLAKQRILADPLEVVRRSPDIVLGSWCGKRFRPEHVAARPGWADVPAVRDGELHEIKSPLILQPGPAALFDGVEEIHRVISCWARARA
- a CDS encoding secondary thiamine-phosphate synthase enzyme YjbQ; its protein translation is MSRAQPVQHVAQSTVTVHTRGRSLVEVTDRLADAIAASGVNTGIAHVFVQHTSASLLIGENADPTVVADLERFFARLVPDGDPLFRHRDEGPDDMPAHVRSVLTGVSISVPVHNARPLLGTWQGLFLYEHRHEAHQRKITITVSGH
- the pdxH gene encoding pyridoxamine 5'-phosphate oxidase; this encodes MLTPEILDTFRGLLDEAKASGDREPTAMNLATFRDGRVHSRIVLLKSFDEKGLRFFTNYESDKASQIASHAQVALCFHWKQIREGIQVRFEGRATKTGADESDAYFARRPRGSQIGAWASKQSQALPDRQTFEDRVAHYEKEFEGRDVPRPPHWGGYLVEPDRVEFWYGATFRLHERIVHTVDGTSWTSRLLYP
- a CDS encoding kinase; this encodes MEAHDASTLADAVLARFVAPAGRARAPFVLGVSGLQGSGKSTLAAGLVARAGELGWGAVALSLDDAYLTRAERDTLGREVHPLLRTRGVPGTHDLALIGSTLDALGKASVESPVAVPRFDKGHDDRDDAHLWPVVAEPPSLVVLEGWCLGLDPQDDAALAEPVNALERDEDRDGTWRRWVNVRLAGYASIWRRLDALVVLQAPSWEIVARWRDEAERPLRERGEPRAMDADALSRFLQHYERLSRHALATLGPKADLLLVLDEDRRVAASHESRTGSAPTLRW
- a CDS encoding NAD-dependent epimerase/dehydratase family protein, translating into MLATSPPPRYHTILVAGAGDVGLRTARLLAGRGHRVHALRRSDVADAGDGLRRVRGDLTRPDTLRGLPAVDALVFAPAPDRREEAAYRALFVDGLRHLVAALPEPPKRTVFVSSSAVYGEHGDGWVDERTPTDPPGFNGRVLREAESLLGPDGVAVRLAGLYGPGRTQLFDRLREGKAGVPRGKRVYANRIHVDDAAAALAHVLTLASPAPVYVGVDDTPLPIDVLYDHVARLLGAPLPPDGPAPAGVGSKRLSNALLRASGFRCRWPDAREGYAALLP
- a CDS encoding shikimate kinase; its protein translation is MNPSPNLFLVGPTGAGKTTIGQRLAAHYGLPFVDLDVEIETRYGDTVATIFEREGEAGFRSRERAYLDEFSRRPGIVLATGAGAVLDPANRDALVARGTVLMLGVEVDEQLDRLRHDGTRPMIAGDDRRGRLASLAESRNHLYEEIADLIFRGRHEGVDDAVPRAIALLDRHWKRS
- the aroB gene encoding 3-dehydroquinate synthase, which translates into the protein MQTVDVELAGRGYPVWIGPGLLADSARWRARIRGRHVLVVSNTTVAPLYLAALAKGLDGLHWSSYLLDDGETHKTFANVGKVLDALGQLGATRDACVIALGGGVVGDLAGFAAACWMRGIDFIQVPTTLLAMVDSSVGGKTGVNLPVGKNLAGAFHQPRAVVADTDLLATLPQREYLAGVAEIVKGAAIGDLPFFEWLETNADALARREGAVLVEAIARKCRYKAGVVARDETEQGERALLNLGHTFGHALETAGNYSEILHGEGVAIGMVLAARLSERLGMAPETDTRRLIALLERLGLPVAPSKVHTASRLLDLMRLDKKNTAGTLRLILWRGIGRAEIVSGVRDDDVLGVLEA
- a CDS encoding WGR domain-containing protein codes for the protein MRIYLQTMPEAGNEAPRFVQITLEQDLFGGWTLYRESGVQGGKTMLKREVFLERDKALDAFTKARDAQIKKGFKVMFSQGQESAHGR
- the hemE gene encoding uroporphyrinogen decarboxylase, with the translated sequence MAADVLRNDRFLRALRREATDTTPIWVMRQAGRYLPEYRATRSKAGSFMGLATNPEFACEVTLQPLERFELDAAILFSDILTIPDAMGLGLSFAQGEGPRFAHPVRDAAAIERLAVPDMDGELRYVMDAVRLIRKELDGRVPLIGFSGSPWTLACYMVEGEGSRDFARVKALAWNDPALAHRLLDTIARSVAAYLIAQAHAGAQALMVFDTWGGLLGPASFREFSLRYMAQVVEALKADAASRDLPVILFSKGANGHLEAIADTGCDGVGLDWTIDIGEARRRIGARVALQGNLDPSVLRASPDVVRREARAVLDAFGNHPGHVFNLGHGITPEVDPENVKVLVDTVHEHGRVIRKR
- a CDS encoding tetratricopeptide repeat protein, whose translation is MHRLRFCAIAAVALVAACSQPAPPQATRPTQPAYDIVAQIRAAGEREKSAIEVAPLRDPGVQGLEQSAMTDERAGKYDDADAKLVQALKLAPEAPELIQDRAEVAVRKQDYASAEKLAKQSFEMGPKSGSLCARNWQTIYEMRMVANDQTGAMAARSELGKCHIAGPNRF